One genomic region from Leptospira tipperaryensis encodes:
- a CDS encoding LIC11274 family protein — MKRLILILIAISILPVSVFGEAVSSKAYKKRVELLTYLRAIEPIVRNYKGEVPGGQNQQNAGTQPAAGSQTGTTPEPDGDRVKKYKELKRLYQEGLQYYFENNHVNAYRRFLEAQLGTEMLLEELSQYYVERSDEILKAAIEKKNQNNPEDRNLVDIAIELSKNSFIVRDMTADRESPLTRRMYNPRDFHYVTNKYAIEKNMETGYKFLGLAKETRNNALKIEKHLEKHQKLQPSHRKHRIEHYLAAIQLCRDARANAINIFKLKYPYDNYFLFKSDAKTEAIRDDEGKAGPSDVVTLQGATYDFSQNPTLEYDHRMSPVFDRRIPEEYRRDAVDVLERIFDDEVKNRIYLKWDPEKRKQLMGEKK; from the coding sequence ATGAAACGACTGATTCTCATACTAATAGCAATCTCCATTCTTCCTGTTTCCGTATTTGGAGAGGCGGTCTCAAGCAAAGCCTACAAAAAAAGGGTGGAGTTACTGACTTATCTCCGCGCGATCGAACCGATTGTACGCAACTACAAGGGCGAGGTTCCTGGAGGACAGAATCAGCAGAACGCGGGAACGCAGCCTGCAGCCGGAAGTCAAACAGGGACAACTCCTGAGCCCGACGGTGACAGAGTCAAAAAATACAAGGAACTAAAAAGACTCTACCAAGAAGGGCTTCAATACTACTTTGAAAACAATCACGTAAACGCCTATCGTAGATTCTTAGAAGCTCAACTCGGAACCGAAATGCTTCTGGAAGAGCTTTCCCAATACTATGTGGAAAGAAGTGATGAAATTTTAAAAGCGGCGATCGAGAAGAAAAATCAAAACAATCCCGAGGACAGAAACCTCGTGGACATCGCGATCGAGTTGAGTAAAAATTCTTTTATCGTAAGAGATATGACTGCGGATCGGGAATCTCCTCTCACAAGAAGAATGTACAACCCGAGAGACTTTCACTACGTAACCAACAAATACGCGATTGAGAAGAATATGGAAACCGGTTACAAGTTTCTTGGCCTTGCAAAAGAAACTCGGAACAACGCTCTCAAGATCGAAAAACATCTCGAGAAACACCAAAAATTGCAACCGAGCCATAGAAAGCATAGAATCGAGCACTATCTCGCGGCGATTCAACTCTGTAGAGATGCGAGAGCGAATGCGATCAATATCTTCAAATTAAAATATCCTTACGACAACTACTTCCTCTTTAAGAGCGACGCGAAGACAGAAGCGATTCGCGACGACGAAGGAAAGGCCGGTCCTTCCGACGTAGTAACGTTGCAAGGCGCGACCTATGATTTTTCACAGAACCCGACTCTCGAATATGATCACAGGATGAGTCCCGTTTTTGACAGAAGAATTCCGGAAGAATACCGCAGAGACGCTGTGGACGTTTTGGAAAGAATTTTCGACGACGAAGTCAAAAACAGAATTTATCTAAAATGGGATCCTGAAAAAAGGAAACAGTTGATGGGTGAGAAGAAGTAA
- a CDS encoding lysophospholipid acyltransferase family protein: MNPLKFMESRLGRFPKSYRRIVLKTYLITLPLVFSWAFPSLIAGLFFALIRNQEKKNQAFLRGSATWGRTVQWMTGTKFLRLGEINVPQKGYMVFLNHVNELDFPYDCLVVNKPFLANQVIKKTLIAYWWMKAMGSQVFESSKATTIAVSVRSLLKGLHKTSFIVYPEGHNSYTEEIQPMQKGMIKLAFENKIPVVVVLKSGITGYQMMEKGFVVAYKQIGSYDPTKFGTWEEFRDFLFETMSKEKKILDASLSSEAGKETVLAS; the protein is encoded by the coding sequence ATGAACCCATTGAAATTTATGGAGAGCCGCTTAGGTCGCTTTCCAAAATCCTATCGCAGGATTGTATTAAAAACGTATTTGATTACGCTTCCGCTCGTATTCAGTTGGGCGTTCCCAAGTCTCATTGCAGGCTTATTCTTCGCGCTGATTCGCAACCAAGAGAAAAAAAATCAGGCCTTCCTTCGAGGTTCCGCGACCTGGGGAAGAACGGTTCAATGGATGACCGGAACCAAATTTTTAAGGCTTGGTGAAATCAATGTTCCTCAAAAGGGATATATGGTTTTTCTCAATCACGTAAACGAACTCGATTTCCCCTACGATTGTCTCGTAGTAAACAAACCGTTTTTAGCAAATCAAGTGATCAAAAAAACTTTGATCGCGTATTGGTGGATGAAGGCGATGGGATCACAGGTTTTCGAATCTTCCAAGGCGACGACGATCGCGGTTTCGGTTCGAAGTCTTTTGAAAGGATTACACAAGACTTCGTTTATCGTTTATCCGGAAGGTCATAACTCTTATACCGAAGAGATCCAACCGATGCAAAAGGGAATGATCAAACTCGCGTTTGAGAATAAGATTCCGGTAGTAGTCGTTTTGAAATCCGGAATCACGGGATATCAAATGATGGAAAAAGGATTTGTTGTAGCTTACAAACAGATCGGAAGTTACGATCCTACCAAGTTCGGAACCTGGGAAGAATTCAGAGACTTTCTTTTTGAAACGATGAGCAAAGAAAAGAAAATTCTCGACGCTTCTCTTTCTTCGGAAGCAGGGAAAGAAACGGTGTTGGCCTCTTGA
- a CDS encoding acetyl-CoA carboxylase biotin carboxylase subunit, whose product MISKLLIANRGEIAVRVIRTCKKLGIKTVAVYSDADKDSPHVKLADESVYVGEPTPSSSYLNIPNILEAIRKTKAEAVHPGYGFLSEKQEFAKALEKEGILFLGPTPESMELMGDKINSRIKMEAAGVPVVPGYNGQNQDPKNLEKEAQRIGYPLMIKATAGGGGKGMKRVYKPEEFLSSLESAQREAQKAFGDGTVFIEKYIETPRHIEVQVFGDKHGNVMHLFERECSIQRRHQKVIEESPAPNLPTALRDEICQVAVKAAQSIQYVGAGTVEFILGKDGKFYFLEMNTRLQVEHPVTEYITGQDLVEWQIRVAEGKKLSDLTQGKSITQNGHAIEARIYAEDPENNFLPSTGILEYVEFPDREFLRVDTGVETGSEITVFYDPMIAKMISWGKTREEATTRLRESIDSTVIFGPVTNTFYLSGILSHEEFKKGLTHTHFLEEQTIAFTPDREIQADAFSFAAAALSEKKKSSGIWEAVGPGGLW is encoded by the coding sequence TTGATCTCTAAACTTTTGATAGCGAATCGCGGAGAGATCGCGGTTCGTGTTATACGCACTTGTAAAAAACTCGGTATCAAAACCGTAGCCGTCTATTCGGACGCGGACAAGGATTCTCCTCACGTAAAACTCGCCGACGAATCCGTGTATGTGGGAGAGCCGACTCCTTCTTCTTCTTATTTGAATATTCCGAATATACTCGAAGCCATTCGTAAGACCAAGGCGGAAGCCGTTCATCCGGGATACGGGTTCTTATCCGAAAAACAGGAGTTCGCAAAGGCTTTGGAAAAAGAGGGAATTCTTTTTTTGGGACCGACTCCGGAATCCATGGAACTGATGGGAGATAAGATCAATTCTAGAATCAAGATGGAAGCCGCGGGAGTTCCGGTCGTTCCCGGATACAACGGACAAAATCAGGATCCCAAAAATCTGGAAAAGGAAGCCCAAAGAATCGGATATCCTTTGATGATCAAGGCCACCGCGGGCGGGGGTGGAAAGGGAATGAAACGGGTTTATAAACCGGAAGAATTTCTTTCCTCACTCGAGTCCGCCCAGAGAGAAGCACAGAAAGCGTTCGGAGACGGAACCGTCTTTATAGAAAAATACATAGAAACTCCGAGACATATCGAAGTACAGGTGTTTGGCGATAAACACGGAAACGTTATGCACCTCTTTGAAAGAGAATGTTCGATTCAGAGAAGACACCAAAAGGTGATCGAAGAATCTCCGGCTCCGAATCTTCCCACCGCCTTGCGAGACGAGATCTGTCAGGTCGCGGTCAAAGCCGCTCAGTCGATTCAATACGTCGGCGCCGGAACCGTGGAATTCATTCTTGGTAAAGACGGAAAGTTTTACTTTTTAGAGATGAACACTCGACTTCAGGTAGAACATCCGGTCACCGAATATATCACGGGACAAGATCTTGTGGAATGGCAGATCCGAGTCGCTGAAGGAAAAAAACTTTCCGACCTCACACAAGGAAAGTCGATCACTCAAAACGGACACGCGATCGAAGCAAGAATCTACGCGGAAGATCCGGAGAACAACTTTCTTCCTTCCACCGGTATATTAGAATATGTTGAATTTCCGGATCGAGAATTTCTCAGGGTCGACACGGGCGTGGAAACTGGATCGGAGATCACCGTATTTTACGATCCGATGATCGCGAAGATGATCTCTTGGGGAAAGACGAGAGAAGAGGCGACGACACGTTTGCGAGAATCCATCGACTCCACGGTGATCTTCGGACCCGTGACTAACACATTCTATCTTTCCGGTATTCTTTCTCACGAAGAATTTAAGAAAGGACTGACTCATACACATTTTTTGGAAGAGCAGACGATCGCATTTACGCCGGATCGTGAAATTCAAGCCGACGCGTTTTCATTTGCGGCCGCGGCGCTTTCCGAAAAGAAAAAGTCTTCCGGAATTTGGGAAGCGGTAGGACCGGGAGGTCTTTGGTGA
- a CDS encoding acetyl-CoA carboxylase biotin carboxyl carrier protein subunit produces MIEENFRFRHREEEIPVRVRSSSPGVTSVSILLDGVTHDFQISRNFQSEGNGLFSGPGNHWRILRRGNQIFIHYRGWNTKILLSNREIHLEEGSGGFIKSPMPGKVIRVLVSSGSSVKKGAILAIVEAMKMENNILAPGDGIVEEVSVVEGSMVSQDDLILKLNLGSKS; encoded by the coding sequence GTGATCGAAGAAAATTTTCGTTTTAGACATAGGGAAGAAGAAATTCCCGTAAGAGTTCGTTCCAGTTCTCCCGGAGTCACTTCCGTATCGATCTTGTTAGACGGAGTTACTCACGACTTTCAGATCTCCAGAAACTTTCAGAGCGAAGGGAACGGTCTTTTTTCAGGTCCCGGTAATCACTGGAGAATTCTTCGAAGAGGAAATCAGATCTTCATTCACTACAGAGGATGGAATACAAAAATTCTTCTTTCCAATCGAGAGATCCATCTCGAAGAGGGAAGCGGCGGTTTTATCAAAAGTCCGATGCCGGGAAAGGTGATTCGAGTTTTGGTTTCCTCCGGTTCTTCCGTTAAAAAGGGAGCGATTCTTGCGATCGTGGAAGCGATGAAGATGGAAAACAATATCCTCGCTCCCGGAGACGGAATCGTAGAAGAAGTTTCCGTTGTGGAAGGAAGTATGGTTTCTCAGGACGATCTGATTTTGAAGTTGAATCTGGGTTCAAAATCATAA
- a CDS encoding helix-turn-helix domain-containing protein yields the protein MPDRDEMICIWGSRCLFAGHLPDLTLRRRAAATVCISLDEEFQVSLNDTDWMSFRTALIPPMVDHSIRFSGGFCVLLFMDLSSPNYESLKTSNAERENEEGIFLTLREERQLFDKIDQILSADGDASLIELLNQIPPISGNESRMIDDRIQKIVEMITAMPQEDHSAKDLADLAGMSVSNLEHQFKREVGIPFHSFRTWFRLKLTVYSLLHGMSHTDAAHRAGFFDSAHFTRTFRATFGLPPSEIFRNTRRLKSFIEVPASYAESW from the coding sequence ATGCCTGATCGAGACGAGATGATTTGTATTTGGGGAAGTCGTTGTCTGTTTGCCGGCCACCTTCCGGATTTAACGTTACGCCGCAGGGCGGCCGCAACGGTTTGTATCAGCTTGGATGAAGAATTCCAGGTTTCTTTGAACGATACGGATTGGATGAGTTTTCGAACCGCGCTGATCCCTCCAATGGTGGATCATTCCATTCGATTTTCGGGCGGATTTTGTGTATTACTTTTTATGGATTTGAGCAGTCCCAATTACGAATCTTTAAAAACCTCGAACGCGGAAAGGGAGAATGAGGAAGGTATCTTTCTAACCTTAAGAGAAGAAAGACAACTGTTTGATAAGATCGACCAAATCTTATCGGCGGATGGGGACGCGTCTCTGATCGAATTGTTAAATCAGATTCCTCCGATATCGGGTAATGAATCTCGGATGATTGACGACCGAATTCAGAAGATTGTTGAAATGATTACGGCGATGCCGCAAGAAGATCATTCTGCAAAAGATTTGGCGGATCTCGCCGGTATGTCCGTTTCAAACTTGGAACATCAATTCAAAAGGGAAGTTGGCATTCCATTTCATTCTTTTCGTACTTGGTTTAGACTCAAGTTGACGGTCTATTCGCTTCTACATGGAATGAGTCATACGGATGCTGCGCATCGGGCTGGATTTTTCGACTCCGCTCATTTTACGCGAACCTTTCGCGCGACGTTCGGGTTACCTCCTTCTGAAATTTTCAGAAACACAAGAAGATTGAAATCGTTTATCGAAGTCCCGGCGAGCTACGCAGAATCTTGGTAG
- a CDS encoding adenylate/guanylate cyclase domain-containing protein — protein MSPNIQITERDKLHKNALIIFSIAFTAAGFLWGALYYALGFPQSAMIPGGYAILSLLSLLFVFGTGKYLAFRFLQFLFILILPVFLQLSLGGFENSGAVIIWAILCPLGALSFGPIRHGLLWFGLFLIVLVLAGFAELHPLLPTPTVEPKLRILFFVINIVGAGTLTFFSLYYFISKNKQEHDRAETLLLNILPAPIAERLKRNPSTIADGYPMVSILFADIENFTVISQKVSPEALVHFLNDVFSHFDVLAEKYRMEKIKTIGDAYMAVAGIPIWSESHAEHAMQMAVEMQKFTKTLKDPTGNPLKMRIGIHSGPVVAGVIGRKKFAYDLWGDAVNTASRLESHGVSGRIQISETTFNLLNDKSRIEMRRLVDVKGKGPMTTYLSFE, from the coding sequence ATGTCTCCAAACATCCAAATAACAGAGCGCGATAAACTTCACAAAAACGCGCTGATTATTTTCTCGATAGCTTTTACAGCCGCGGGCTTTTTATGGGGAGCCCTCTATTACGCATTAGGTTTTCCGCAATCGGCAATGATTCCGGGAGGTTATGCGATTTTGAGTTTACTCAGTCTGCTCTTTGTCTTCGGTACCGGAAAATATTTGGCCTTTCGATTTCTTCAGTTTCTTTTTATTCTAATACTTCCGGTATTTTTACAACTCAGCTTAGGCGGTTTTGAAAACTCGGGAGCCGTCATCATTTGGGCGATCCTGTGTCCGCTCGGGGCTCTTTCCTTTGGTCCGATCCGTCACGGTCTGTTATGGTTCGGGTTATTTCTTATCGTTTTGGTATTAGCGGGATTTGCAGAATTACATCCGCTCTTGCCGACGCCAACAGTAGAACCTAAACTACGAATCCTGTTTTTTGTAATCAACATTGTAGGCGCCGGAACTTTGACTTTCTTCAGCTTATACTATTTTATTTCCAAGAACAAACAAGAACACGATCGTGCGGAGACCCTGTTGCTGAATATCCTTCCCGCGCCCATTGCCGAAAGATTAAAGCGAAATCCGTCGACCATTGCGGATGGATATCCGATGGTATCGATTCTATTTGCCGATATAGAAAATTTCACGGTAATTTCTCAGAAAGTATCTCCGGAGGCATTGGTACATTTCCTGAACGACGTGTTTTCGCATTTCGACGTACTCGCCGAGAAATATCGAATGGAAAAAATAAAAACGATAGGAGACGCGTATATGGCCGTTGCGGGAATTCCGATCTGGAGTGAAAGTCACGCGGAACATGCAATGCAGATGGCGGTTGAAATGCAAAAGTTTACGAAAACTTTAAAAGATCCGACTGGCAATCCCTTGAAAATGCGGATCGGTATTCATTCGGGACCGGTAGTTGCCGGAGTCATCGGTCGAAAGAAATTTGCTTATGATCTTTGGGGTGACGCCGTAAACACGGCGAGTCGCCTGGAATCACACGGAGTGTCCGGAAGAATCCAGATTTCAGAAACAACTTTCAATCTACTGAACGATAAATCGCGGATCGAAATGCGCAGACTCGTGGATGTGAAAGGCAAAGGCCCGATGACAACGTATCTCAGTTTCGAATAA
- a CDS encoding MBL fold metallo-hydrolase: MKGILFYQLFETQSSTYTYLIADRETKEAAIIDPVWETVDRDLKLIRELNVHLTYILETHIHADHISGADEIRKNTLAQTAVSALAGIECADIPLEDGQELTLGNKIIKAIATPGHTNACMSFFFEGMVFTGDSLLIGGTGRTDFQEGSATTLYESITQKLFSLPEDTRVYPGHDYHGRTTTTIALEKKSNPRIGGDRSKEEFRKIMRELKLETPKKMHLAVPANLACGKLEPVRVMNPQTISGIPTVSNGEVFEKIGKVKIIDVRFPGEFYGVLGHIPTARLVTLGSEFTRFLEAGDRFEEIVFVCRSGKRSNQATEESIRLGYKFTASMAGGMLNWNERLLPKESEE; the protein is encoded by the coding sequence ATGAAAGGGATTCTCTTTTATCAACTTTTTGAAACTCAGTCTTCGACCTATACATATTTGATCGCCGATCGAGAGACAAAGGAAGCGGCAATCATCGATCCGGTGTGGGAGACCGTGGATCGGGATCTAAAACTAATCCGCGAACTCAATGTGCACCTAACGTATATTTTAGAAACTCATATTCACGCGGACCATATAAGCGGAGCCGACGAGATTCGTAAGAACACGCTGGCGCAAACCGCTGTAAGCGCGTTAGCCGGAATCGAATGCGCGGATATACCGCTCGAAGACGGTCAGGAACTGACGCTTGGAAACAAAATCATAAAGGCAATTGCAACTCCAGGACATACGAACGCGTGTATGAGTTTTTTCTTTGAAGGAATGGTGTTTACGGGAGATTCCCTCCTCATTGGTGGAACCGGAAGAACCGATTTTCAGGAAGGTTCCGCGACCACGTTGTATGAAAGTATCACACAGAAGCTCTTCTCTCTTCCGGAAGATACCAGGGTCTATCCGGGGCATGACTATCACGGTCGAACCACCACCACGATCGCTCTGGAAAAAAAATCAAATCCCCGCATCGGGGGCGATCGTTCGAAAGAAGAATTTAGAAAAATCATGAGAGAACTAAAACTCGAGACTCCTAAAAAAATGCACCTTGCAGTCCCTGCAAATTTAGCCTGCGGCAAATTGGAACCGGTAAGAGTTATGAATCCGCAGACAATATCCGGAATTCCTACGGTGTCGAACGGGGAAGTATTCGAGAAGATCGGAAAAGTAAAAATTATCGATGTACGTTTTCCCGGAGAATTCTACGGAGTGCTCGGACATATTCCCACGGCTCGACTCGTGACGTTGGGTTCGGAGTTCACTAGATTCTTAGAAGCCGGTGATCGTTTTGAAGAGATCGTTTTTGTCTGTAGAAGCGGAAAACGTTCCAACCAAGCTACGGAAGAAAGCATTCGTTTAGGTTATAAATTCACAGCTAGCATGGCAGGCGGTATGTTGAATTGGAATGAGAGATTGCTGCCGAAGGAGTCAGAGGAATGA
- a CDS encoding YeeE/YedE family protein produces MTTEWIMGLIGGAVIGIAVSLMLLWNGRVTGVSGILYGVLIPVKGDTEWRWYFLVGLLLGGLSLKVTAPDLLAVQIQTNAWIGSIAGVLVGFGAMLGGGCTSGHGVCGVSRFSIRSIVATILFMGAGMTAVMLLRKIGLIV; encoded by the coding sequence ATGACGACAGAATGGATTATGGGATTGATCGGAGGAGCGGTGATCGGTATCGCCGTTTCTTTGATGCTTTTATGGAATGGAAGAGTTACCGGAGTCAGCGGTATCTTGTACGGAGTTCTGATTCCGGTGAAAGGTGATACGGAATGGAGATGGTACTTTCTAGTAGGGTTGTTACTCGGCGGACTTTCTTTGAAGGTCACGGCTCCCGATCTTTTAGCGGTTCAGATTCAAACGAATGCATGGATCGGATCGATCGCAGGCGTGTTAGTCGGTTTCGGAGCGATGTTGGGTGGAGGTTGTACGAGCGGACATGGGGTTTGCGGAGTCAGCAGATTTTCCATCCGATCGATCGTAGCCACGATTCTTTTTATGGGCGCCGGCATGACGGCTGTAATGTTACTTCGAAAAATCGGGTTGATCGTATGA
- a CDS encoding DUF6691 family protein, with the protein MKYNVGALIVGLLFAIGLGVSGILQPANIVGFLDVFGKWNPTLLFTMAGAVGIHFITYRLIRKRKTPMFSKDWFVPTRQEITPALVIGSTVFGIGWGLGGYCPTVSVTSLASFELRPLIVFLSVILGMLLFKFMDKKMNLKTKLE; encoded by the coding sequence ATGAAGTATAACGTAGGCGCGTTGATCGTAGGTTTGTTATTCGCAATCGGCTTGGGGGTCTCCGGCATTTTGCAACCGGCGAACATAGTAGGCTTTCTGGATGTTTTTGGAAAGTGGAATCCAACGCTTCTTTTTACGATGGCGGGCGCGGTCGGCATTCACTTCATCACTTACAGATTGATACGAAAGAGAAAAACTCCGATGTTTTCAAAGGATTGGTTTGTCCCAACTCGACAGGAAATCACTCCGGCTCTGGTCATTGGAAGTACAGTTTTTGGAATCGGTTGGGGCTTGGGCGGTTATTGCCCGACGGTTTCCGTTACTTCTCTCGCGAGCTTTGAACTGCGACCGCTCATAGTTTTTCTTAGCGTGATCTTGGGAATGCTTCTGTTTAAATTCATGGATAAAAAAATGAATTTGAAAACGAAGCTGGAATAA
- a CDS encoding sulfite exporter TauE/SafE family protein, which yields MPILGYIASFLMGTSFGLIGAGGSILMVPILFYFFGQDAMRATTNSLFVVGVTAFIGALLKARSGNINVRIGILFALPSFVGIYVTRHFILTSIPDILIAGFGVTITKSLLVMSVFAIIMGFSSWAMIRSSSSSSIESSPFELNPMNFLRIGFKGLIVGAITGFVGAGGGFLIIPALVLLLKFPIKLAVGTSLAIIAGNSLFGFAISFPSVQTEDYPLLLTICILGIGGMFLGQILSSKTNERYLKRGFGYFVFLIASFILWDQGLRL from the coding sequence ATGCCCATCCTCGGTTATATCGCATCGTTTCTAATGGGAACTTCGTTTGGGCTCATCGGCGCCGGTGGGTCCATTCTCATGGTTCCCATTCTTTTTTATTTTTTTGGACAGGATGCGATGCGTGCCACGACAAACTCGCTCTTTGTAGTCGGGGTTACTGCGTTTATCGGAGCTCTTCTAAAAGCAAGAAGCGGCAATATCAATGTGAGAATAGGGATTCTTTTCGCGCTCCCGAGTTTTGTCGGCATCTATGTCACAAGACATTTTATTCTTACCTCGATTCCGGACATCTTGATCGCGGGCTTTGGCGTCACCATCACCAAATCGCTGTTAGTGATGAGCGTCTTTGCGATTATAATGGGGTTTAGTTCTTGGGCTATGATTCGTTCGTCCAGTTCCTCTTCCATAGAATCGTCTCCATTTGAGTTGAATCCAATGAACTTTCTAAGAATTGGATTCAAAGGACTGATCGTCGGCGCGATTACCGGCTTTGTCGGAGCCGGCGGAGGTTTTCTGATCATCCCTGCGCTCGTTCTTCTCCTCAAGTTTCCGATCAAACTCGCCGTAGGAACTTCACTTGCGATCATCGCGGGGAATTCTCTTTTCGGATTTGCAATCAGTTTTCCATCGGTGCAGACGGAAGACTACCCCTTGCTTCTGACAATCTGTATCTTAGGAATTGGAGGAATGTTCTTGGGACAGATTCTTTCCTCAAAAACGAATGAACGATATCTGAAAAGAGGCTTTGGCTACTTTGTGTTTCTGATTGCCTCTTTCATTTTGTGGGATCAGGGCTTACGTTTATAA
- the omp85 gene encoding Omp85 family outer membrane protein, giving the protein MKNFLKIVSITVCLLILPIITGTVYGQEKEDCSKLAFVDYSSRTPRKDLPFPISEMRRLRPEDICKKKEGWFPTGLPLLNSDPNVGVGYGIRVFLINNGKKSDPFFEYTPYRFRMFAQYFNTTKNRQYQDVSFDAPYVFDTQWRMRGDLIYDTNPNTLYYGIGEKSLQPLSYQERNQPGGEIVRNSTYHNREQNIFFTRPGGPGDPVDFQGTNYSGFPANDAFRVTDRMYNRYDIRSPQANLSGERNFFGGLVRMVAGVRVSQNIIKTFDGQFLKSTDPLTEGTPFSNSGTAPNAKTKVTEDSEAGKIIGANGGNVNSVRFGLVLDTRDLEPDPNRGIFLEATYEKVAKSLGSDFQYSKYFTQMKFFYSPFPKVFDKLVIAGRGAFGMTDGDAPFFEYRNLWSTEGGITGLGGLRTLRGYKQDRFSGKAMGWGNLELRWKFFDFNVFGQHFALNLVPFVDFGRVWDDEHNVGLKDYKYSRGLGFRIAWNQSTILMLDYAVSKEDKQIFMNFNHIF; this is encoded by the coding sequence ATGAAGAATTTTCTGAAAATCGTAAGTATTACAGTATGCCTACTCATTCTACCCATAATCACGGGGACTGTGTACGGACAAGAGAAAGAGGACTGTTCAAAGCTCGCCTTTGTTGATTATAGTTCCAGAACTCCGAGAAAGGACTTACCCTTTCCAATCTCGGAGATGAGACGTCTGAGACCCGAAGACATCTGTAAAAAAAAGGAAGGCTGGTTTCCAACGGGTCTTCCTCTTTTGAATTCGGATCCGAACGTGGGAGTTGGTTATGGGATTCGAGTGTTTTTGATCAACAATGGAAAAAAATCGGATCCGTTTTTCGAGTATACCCCGTATCGATTTCGGATGTTTGCACAGTATTTTAATACGACCAAAAACAGACAATATCAAGACGTAAGCTTTGACGCTCCCTATGTTTTTGATACCCAATGGAGAATGCGAGGGGATTTGATCTACGATACAAATCCGAATACTCTTTATTACGGGATTGGTGAGAAATCTCTGCAACCGCTTTCTTATCAGGAAAGAAATCAACCCGGCGGAGAAATCGTAAGAAATTCTACTTATCACAATCGGGAACAAAATATCTTTTTCACGAGACCGGGCGGCCCCGGGGATCCGGTAGATTTTCAGGGAACAAACTATTCCGGTTTTCCAGCGAACGATGCGTTTCGTGTGACTGATAGAATGTACAACCGTTATGACATCCGTTCTCCGCAGGCGAACCTGAGTGGTGAGAGAAACTTTTTTGGCGGGTTAGTCCGTATGGTTGCCGGCGTGAGAGTTTCGCAAAACATCATTAAGACGTTTGACGGCCAGTTTTTAAAGAGCACGGATCCTCTTACGGAAGGAACTCCTTTTAGTAATTCCGGCACGGCACCAAACGCAAAAACGAAGGTAACCGAAGACTCGGAAGCTGGAAAAATTATCGGGGCGAACGGTGGAAATGTAAACTCGGTGCGTTTCGGTCTCGTTTTGGATACGAGGGACTTAGAACCGGATCCAAACCGAGGAATCTTCTTGGAAGCAACTTATGAAAAAGTTGCAAAGTCCTTGGGATCCGATTTTCAATATTCCAAATATTTTACGCAGATGAAATTTTTCTACAGTCCTTTTCCGAAAGTTTTTGATAAACTGGTCATTGCGGGTCGTGGAGCCTTCGGTATGACGGACGGAGATGCGCCTTTCTTCGAATACAGAAACCTTTGGTCCACAGAAGGTGGTATCACGGGACTCGGTGGTCTTAGAACTCTTCGCGGTTATAAGCAGGATCGTTTTTCCGGTAAGGCGATGGGATGGGGAAACTTAGAACTTCGTTGGAAGTTTTTTGATTTTAACGTTTTCGGTCAGCACTTTGCGTTGAACCTGGTTCCTTTTGTGGACTTTGGTCGCGTCTGGGATGACGAACACAATGTCGGATTAAAGGATTATAAATATTCCCGAGGTTTGGGATTTAGAATCGCTTGGAACCAAAGTACGATCCTGATGTTGGACTACGCTGTTTCCAAAGAAGACAAACAAATATTTATGAACTTTAACCATATATTCTGA